AATACCAGCTTGGACGGTTATTTGCAATCCTGATCCGGCGCATGGTCCCTGGTTTCGGTCACCATCACCGGCCGGCCGATGAGTTGAGACAGGGGGTAGACGGTGAAGCCCCGTTCCCTGATGCCCGATAATATCAGTTCGATTTCATTCACCCAGTGCGAAAGGGCGTCATCCGGGGGCATGGTATCGTGGAGGGCGATAATGTCATCGGGACGGAGGCGTTTCAGGATTCTTGCAGAGAGATTTCTGATCCGGCGGTTCCCGGCATCAACGGCCCGGCAGCTGAAGTTCACCGTGTACATCTCCAATTTTCCAAGGACCTTCCCCAGCCTGGGGTTGGTAATGCCGACTGGCGGCCGGAAGGCCAGGGGCCTGATTCCGAAGTTGTGCAAAATCTCCTGTGTAGATTGAATCTCTTTCATGAGGGTCTTGGCGCCCTTTAACATGATGAAATTGTCGTGACTGTAGGAATGGTTCCCGATGGAATGCCCCAGTGACAGGATGTCCATAATCAGCTCGGGATGATGAAATGCCTTTTCTCCTGTCACAAAAAACGTCCCCGGGACCTGATATTTTTGAAGGAGTCGAAGCAATTCAGGGGTAGATCGGGGATCGGGGCCGTCATCAAAGGTGAGGGCCACGGCCTTTTCCCCTGATGTCCCTTTGCTCACCACGGGAAGAAAGAAGCTGAAGCGGGGTAGAAAGGGCGCCGCAACACAGAGGAGGAGATATATCCCCAGAGGCATTGCGGAGAGCCTTGGCTCCACAAAGAAGAGGAGGATGGCTGCCGCGAAGGAGACGAATCCCGCCACATGCGCGGGGGAGAGATGGAAATCCGCTGGTTGCAGGTTCATTTATTCCCCTGTCCAAAGATACTCGTTGCCCGTTGCGCGTTGCCGGTTATTCATTGCCGTTGACTCCTTACTGTCTACTGCGTACTGCTTACTCTCGGTCATTGCAAGTTCTCTTACCCTCTCACCTTCTTACCCTCTCACCCTCTCATCCTCTTACCTTCTCACCTTCTCTTCCTCGCGGGCCTTTCCAATGAACCATACGGATTCCTCGTTGGATTGGAGCGGTCTTACGGGTTCGCAGGCGAATCCCCCATTAACGATCATCTCCTTGATCTTTTCAACAGATCTGAAGTATGCCGGTGTCCTGGATATCCACATCTTTATGGCCTGGACCTTCCACATGAAGGAGCCGCTTTTCAGCGGCCGAATAACGGCCCTGACCACCAGAATGCCGTCACGGCCAAGTTTACTGCGGATGTTCTCCAGGGTTGCCCGCAAGTCCTCATCGTTCAGGAAATGGATCACATCCAGAATAATGGCCGCATCCGCCGGCTCCGGGGGCGTGGGGACATGGGGCGCGTTGCCGCATTGGACTTCCCCCCGTCCGCCAATGGCAATGGAGGCCACCCTCACCCTCTCGGGATCGGGGTCAATTCCATAGACCTTTGCCCTGGGATACCGTTCAAGAAGCCAGCATGCAGGGACCCCGTAGCCGATGCCGATATCGATGATGGTTCCGACCGCACGGGAAGGATCAAAAAAGCGGGGCAGATCTGAAAACATCGGGTCGATCATGAGTTTGAAACGCGCAAACAATCTGTAATAGGGTTCCATTTGTCTGTATCGTCCCAGGACGGGATCGGAATTTTTTCCAAGGGTCTCGGGGTTTCCTGCCCCGGCCCGGAACAGATGGTTCAAGAGGGGCGGCAATATGAGAAACGCGCCGATGAGGGCATAGCTGATTCCGAGAAGGGATGTCACCCCCGCGCTTTTCAGCATCGAATGCTCGGCAAACACCAGGGCGGCAAACCCGATGATGGTGGATGCGGATGCCATGAACACCGTCATCCGGATGAGTTGGAAGGAAGGATGAGAGGCATCCCCGTATCGCTGATACGCCCTGACGATGAAGAGGGAATAATCGATGCCCATGCCCACAACCACGATGGACAGCATAAGCCCCGGTATATCCAGCGGGTGTCCGATGAGGTTCAGGGTCCCTAGGGTACTGACCAGGGCAAACAGGATGGGTAAGAGGGATACGAACGTGAGTTTCCAGTCGAGGAAAAAGAGGATGAGAAGAAGAATGACACTTACCCCTACCACCACCAGCATCTTGGTGAATGTGGAGAAGAGGAGATTTCCCATCCTCACGGAAAAGAGGCCCGGATCAAATATCTTTCCGAAAGCGCTGTATGCGGTGTAGAATTTCTCACCATTATAGGAGTCGCCGGGCGTGAAACTCGACACCTGGATCCATCCATGGCCGTCGTCTCTCTTTGCGATGCCAAGAAGGTCCAGCAGGTTTTCGGGAATATCCGTGGATCCCGGCTGAGACGGGGGACTCAGGAGCATCTCATAGAAAGGCGCGAACGCATCGGCGGTAAACCCCATGTCGGATGTTACGGAAAACCCCTCTTTCAATTCCGCAATCCTGCCGGGATTCCAGAATCGGGTCCATGCCTCCAGATTTTCTTTGCTGCGCGCCTTGCCGGGAAAAACCATCGAGGGAACAAACCCGGAGAAAATCACCCGGGTCGCCATATCCGTTTCCACGGCCCGGAGCAGCCTGTCTCCCGTGGTCTGAATATCTTCGACGCTTTCTCCCTCTGTCAGCAGGAATGTTTTTTGGAATATGTCGGTTCCCCACACCTTTGACACCTCTGTTTCAGCGGCAGCGGTGTCCTCGGAGACCGTATTCATGGCATTCAGATTTACATTGAATTCCGGCTTTGCAAAAAAAAGCATGCCCCCGGCGAAAAGGAGTGCGGCAATTGCCCCGGGTTTCCCCAAAGAAAATAACGTCTCCACAACAGGGCGGAGGGGAAGACCCCTGGGTTTTGCAGGGGGCATGGAGGGGAGGATCATCGGAAAAACCGTATGAACGAATATGAATGAGAATGCAATGCCGAATGCGGTGAACTGGCCGATCTGTTCAAACAGGGGAAATCCGGAGAGACTCAGGGCCCCGAAAGCGCCGATGGTGGTCAGGGCGGCCAGCAACCCGACGGCGCGTATCTCTCCTGAGGCCTCTTTGCCGGATGTGGCATGGGGCTGATCCAGAAACAGGAGAAAGGCGATGGCATGATCCACGGTGATGGAGATGACCGCTGCGCCGAATCCCAGGACCATGATGGAAATTGAGTTGTGGAGGATGGAGAAGAGAAAAAACGCGGCCACGGTCCCGGCGATTGCCGGCAGAAAGGCAAACAGACCCAGCAGCGGTCTGGGAAAGCCGAGGATGAGGAGGAGCGAGATGCCCGCCGTTACCAGGAGGATCGCCTTCCGAACATCTTGTTTCGCGATGATCTCGTTATCCAGGGCCGCCCGGTATGCGCCGACCGGGGTGAAGGTGATGCAGTTCTTTTTTTCAGGGCAGTCTCTGCGGATCTGAGCTTCTATGGTTTCAAACAGATCCGCCAGTTTTCCTGCAAAGGCGGTATCGGTGCTGGA
This Deltaproteobacteria bacterium DNA region includes the following protein-coding sequences:
- a CDS encoding polysaccharide deacetylase family protein, whose translation is MNLQPADFHLSPAHVAGFVSFAAAILLFFVEPRLSAMPLGIYLLLCVAAPFLPRFSFFLPVVSKGTSGEKAVALTFDDGPDPRSTPELLRLLQKYQVPGTFFVTGEKAFHHPELIMDILSLGHSIGNHSYSHDNFIMLKGAKTLMKEIQSTQEILHNFGIRPLAFRPPVGITNPRLGKVLGKLEMYTVNFSCRAVDAGNRRIRNLSARILKRLRPDDIIALHDTMPPDDALSHWVNEIELILSGIRERGFTVYPLSQLIGRPVMVTETRDHAPDQDCK
- a CDS encoding methyltransferase domain-containing protein; the encoded protein is MKSITINFRALILSSVLVAGLFIAALYRIEIDTDITRYLPRKDPVISDAGYVFRNHPTLDRLIIDIGHPEGDPDTLVEFSEQVEQKLKASGLFEEVGTENFQRLMPQLITHIANRLPVLFTEKDLHDKVTPLLEGDAIRKRLKDIQTELHSLGGIGQAQFISTDPLGLKNLVLARLSHLAPLQEIDIYRGKIMTPDRKHLLLVTHPKVSSTDTAFAGKLADLFETIEAQIRRDCPEKKNCITFTPVGAYRAALDNEIIAKQDVRKAILLVTAGISLLLILGFPRPLLGLFAFLPAIAGTVAAFFLFSILHNSISIMVLGFGAAVISITVDHAIAFLLFLDQPHATSGKEASGEIRAVGLLAALTTIGAFGALSLSGFPLFEQIGQFTAFGIAFSFIFVHTVFPMILPSMPPAKPRGLPLRPVVETLFSLGKPGAIAALLFAGGMLFFAKPEFNVNLNAMNTVSEDTAAAETEVSKVWGTDIFQKTFLLTEGESVEDIQTTGDRLLRAVETDMATRVIFSGFVPSMVFPGKARSKENLEAWTRFWNPGRIAELKEGFSVTSDMGFTADAFAPFYEMLLSPPSQPGSTDIPENLLDLLGIAKRDDGHGWIQVSSFTPGDSYNGEKFYTAYSAFGKIFDPGLFSVRMGNLLFSTFTKMLVVVGVSVILLLILFFLDWKLTFVSLLPILFALVSTLGTLNLIGHPLDIPGLMLSIVVVGMGIDYSLFIVRAYQRYGDASHPSFQLIRMTVFMASASTIIGFAALVFAEHSMLKSAGVTSLLGISYALIGAFLILPPLLNHLFRAGAGNPETLGKNSDPVLGRYRQMEPYYRLFARFKLMIDPMFSDLPRFFDPSRAVGTIIDIGIGYGVPACWLLERYPRAKVYGIDPDPERVRVASIAIGGRGEVQCGNAPHVPTPPEPADAAIILDVIHFLNDEDLRATLENIRSKLGRDGILVVRAVIRPLKSGSFMWKVQAIKMWISRTPAYFRSVEKIKEMIVNGGFACEPVRPLQSNEESVWFIGKAREEEKVRR